One genomic segment of Streptomyces sp. RKND-216 includes these proteins:
- a CDS encoding 2-oxoacid:acceptor oxidoreductase subunit alpha translates to MTSQVNSPAGAETGAGQPSPAGAETVKEVRRLDRVIIRFAGDSGDGMQLTGDRFTSETASFGNDLSTLPNFPAEIRAPAGTLPGVSSFQLHFADHDILTPGDAPNVLVAMNPAALKANLGDVPRGAEVIVNTDEFTKRAMAKVGYEASPLEDGSMDGYSVHPVPLTTLTVEALKSYDLSRKDAGRSKNMFALGLLSWMYHRPTESTEKFLRTKFAKRPDLAEANVAAFRAGWNFGETTEDFAVSYEVAPATSAFPAGTYRNISGNLALSYGLVAASQQADLPLFLGSYPITPASDLLHELSKHKNFGVRTFQAEDEIAAIGAALGAAFGGSLGVTTTSGPGVALKSETIGLAVSLELPLLIVDVQRGGPSTGLPTKTEQADLLQAMYGRNGEAPVPIVAPATPADCFTAALDAARIALTYRTPVFLLSDGYLANGSEPWRVPEPDELPDLRTQFATTPNHELADGTEVFWPYKRDPHTLARPWAVPGTPGLEHRIGGIEKADGSGNISYDPENHDRMVRTRQAKVDGVEVPDLVVDDPTTDATDGPARVLVLGWGSTYGPITAGVRRVRRDEGRIAQAHLRYLNPFPKNLGEVLRRYDKVIVPEMNLGQLTALLRAKYLVDAQSYTQVRGLPFKAEQLADFFKEAIGNA, encoded by the coding sequence ATCCGGTTCGCGGGTGACTCCGGCGACGGCATGCAGCTCACGGGTGACCGGTTCACCTCGGAGACCGCCTCGTTCGGCAACGACCTCTCCACGCTCCCGAACTTCCCCGCCGAGATCCGCGCCCCCGCCGGCACCCTGCCGGGCGTCTCCAGCTTCCAGCTGCACTTCGCGGACCACGACATCCTCACCCCGGGCGATGCGCCGAACGTGCTGGTCGCGATGAACCCGGCGGCACTGAAGGCAAACCTCGGCGACGTGCCGCGCGGTGCGGAGGTGATCGTCAACACCGACGAGTTCACCAAGCGCGCGATGGCGAAGGTCGGCTACGAGGCCTCGCCGCTGGAGGACGGCTCGATGGACGGGTACAGCGTGCACCCGGTGCCGCTGACCACGCTCACCGTCGAGGCGCTGAAGAGCTACGACCTGTCGCGCAAGGACGCCGGTCGCTCGAAGAACATGTTCGCGCTCGGGCTGCTGTCCTGGATGTACCACCGGCCGACGGAGTCGACCGAGAAGTTCCTGCGCACCAAGTTCGCCAAGCGGCCGGATCTGGCAGAGGCGAACGTCGCCGCGTTCCGCGCGGGCTGGAACTTCGGCGAGACCACCGAGGACTTCGCGGTCTCCTACGAGGTGGCCCCGGCGACCTCGGCGTTCCCGGCGGGCACCTACCGGAACATCTCCGGGAACCTGGCACTGTCCTACGGACTGGTCGCCGCGTCTCAGCAGGCGGACCTTCCGCTGTTCCTGGGCTCATACCCGATCACCCCGGCCTCGGACCTTCTGCACGAGCTGTCCAAGCACAAGAACTTCGGCGTGCGCACCTTCCAGGCCGAGGACGAGATCGCCGCGATCGGCGCGGCCCTGGGTGCGGCGTTCGGCGGTTCGCTGGGCGTGACCACCACCTCCGGCCCCGGTGTGGCACTGAAGTCCGAGACGATCGGCCTCGCGGTGTCGCTGGAGCTGCCGCTGCTGATCGTGGACGTGCAGCGTGGCGGGCCCTCGACGGGTCTGCCGACCAAGACCGAGCAGGCCGACCTGCTCCAGGCCATGTACGGGCGGAACGGCGAGGCGCCGGTGCCGATCGTCGCCCCCGCGACGCCGGCCGACTGCTTCACCGCGGCGCTGGACGCGGCGCGCATCGCGCTGACCTACCGGACCCCGGTCTTCCTGCTGTCCGACGGCTACCTCGCCAACGGCTCCGAGCCGTGGCGGGTGCCGGAGCCGGACGAGCTCCCGGACCTGCGCACCCAGTTCGCCACCACGCCGAACCACGAGCTGGCGGACGGCACTGAGGTGTTCTGGCCATACAAGCGCGACCCGCACACGCTCGCCCGCCCGTGGGCGGTGCCCGGAACGCCCGGTCTGGAGCACCGGATCGGCGGCATCGAGAAGGCCGACGGCTCCGGCAACATCTCCTACGACCCCGAGAACCACGACCGCATGGTGCGCACCCGCCAGGCCAAGGTGGACGGCGTCGAGGTCCCCGACCTGGTCGTGGACGACCCGACGACCGACGCCACCGACGGTCCGGCGCGCGTGCTGGTGCTCGGCTGGGGCTCGACGTACGGCCCCATCACCGCCGGCGTGCGGCGCGTGCGGCGGGACGAGGGCCGGATCGCGCAGGCCCACCTGCGGTACCTCAACCCCTTCCCGAAGAACCTCGGCGAGGTCTTGCGGCGGTACGACAAGGTGATCGTCCCCGAGATGAACCTCGGACAGCTCACCGCCCTGCTCCGCGCGAAGTACCTGGTCGACGCGCAGTCCTACACCCAGGTCCGCGGCCTGCCGTTCAAGGCCGAACAGCTGGCGGACTTCTTCAAGGAGGCCATCGGAAATGCCTGA
- a CDS encoding 2-oxoacid:ferredoxin oxidoreductase subunit beta has translation MKDFKSDQEVRWCPGCGDYAVLAAVQGFMPELGLAKENICFVSGIGCSSRFPYYMNTYGMHSIHGRAPAIATGLAAARRDLSVWVVTGDGDALSIGGNHLIHALRRNVNLKILLFNNRIYGLTKGQYSPTSEAGKITKSTPMGSLEAPFNPVSLAIGAEASFVARTVDSDRKHLTEVLRQAADHPGTALVEIYQNCNIFNDGAFEVLKDKKQALEAVIRLEHGQPIRFGAPAEDGLGAKGVVRDPATGDLQIVDVTEAGTDGVLVHDAHAESPTTAFALSRLADPDTLHHTPIGVLRNVRRPVYEQEMEEQLEAAVEQNGKGDLGALLAGRDTWTVVG, from the coding sequence ATGAAGGACTTCAAGTCCGACCAGGAGGTCCGCTGGTGCCCCGGCTGCGGTGACTACGCCGTGCTCGCCGCCGTGCAGGGATTCATGCCGGAGCTGGGGCTGGCGAAGGAGAACATCTGCTTCGTCTCCGGCATCGGCTGCTCCTCGCGCTTCCCGTACTACATGAACACCTACGGGATGCACTCCATCCACGGCCGCGCTCCGGCCATCGCCACGGGTCTCGCGGCCGCGCGGCGCGACCTGTCGGTATGGGTCGTCACCGGTGACGGCGACGCGCTGTCCATCGGCGGCAACCACCTCATCCACGCGCTGCGCCGCAACGTGAACCTCAAGATCCTGCTGTTCAACAACCGCATCTACGGTCTGACCAAGGGGCAGTACAGCCCGACCTCCGAGGCCGGGAAGATCACCAAGTCGACCCCGATGGGCTCGCTGGAGGCGCCGTTCAACCCGGTGTCGCTGGCGATCGGCGCCGAGGCGTCGTTCGTGGCCCGCACGGTCGACTCCGACCGCAAGCACCTCACCGAGGTGCTGCGGCAGGCCGCCGACCACCCGGGCACCGCCCTGGTGGAGATCTACCAGAACTGCAACATCTTCAACGACGGCGCCTTCGAGGTGCTGAAGGACAAGAAGCAGGCGCTGGAGGCGGTGATCCGGCTCGAGCACGGACAGCCGATCCGGTTCGGCGCCCCGGCGGAGGACGGCCTGGGCGCGAAGGGCGTCGTGCGCGACCCTGCGACCGGCGACCTGCAGATCGTGGACGTCACCGAGGCGGGCACCGACGGCGTGCTGGTGCACGACGCACACGCCGAATCGCCCACCACGGCCTTCGCCCTCTCCCGGCTGGCCGACCCGGACACGCTGCACCACACGCCGATCGGCGTGCTCCGCAACGTGCGCCGGCCGGTCTACGAACAGGAGATGGAGGAGCAGTTGGAGGCCGCCGTGGAACAGAACGGCAAGGGCGACCTCGGTGCACTGCTCGCCGGCAGGGACACCTGGACGGTCGTCGGCTGA
- the rarD gene encoding EamA family transporter RarD: MSSSSETRGGLVYGIAAYGLWGLLPLYWHLLKSTGATEVLAHRMVWSLPTALLLLAALRRWTWIRALVRQPRTLGLLLLAAIFISLNWGMFIWSVTQERVLEASLGYFINPLVSIAFGVLLLRERLRPAQWTAVGIGAIAVGALSVGYGQVPWLSIAMAFSFATYGLVKKHVKLEGVESFSAETALQFLPALGFLIYLAAQGQASFTTEGPGHAALLALSGLATAVPLILFGNAAVRLPLSTIGLLQYMAPAFMFVLGVTLFHEPMPPERLTGFLLVWAALALLTWDALRAARRGRRALREVRGAGAGAGAGARAARQAAGAEPLAACGEGRGPGRG; encoded by the coding sequence ATGTCGTCGTCGAGCGAGACCCGCGGCGGTCTGGTCTACGGAATCGCCGCGTACGGCCTGTGGGGGCTCCTTCCGCTCTACTGGCACCTCCTCAAGTCCACCGGCGCGACGGAAGTGCTCGCGCACCGCATGGTGTGGTCGCTGCCCACCGCGCTGCTGCTGCTCGCCGCGCTGCGCCGCTGGACGTGGATACGCGCCCTGGTGCGGCAGCCCCGCACGCTGGGACTGCTGCTGCTCGCCGCGATCTTCATCTCCCTGAACTGGGGCATGTTCATCTGGTCGGTCACCCAGGAGCGCGTCCTGGAGGCCTCGCTGGGCTACTTCATCAACCCGCTGGTCTCCATCGCCTTCGGCGTCCTCCTGCTCCGTGAACGCCTGCGTCCCGCCCAGTGGACGGCCGTCGGCATCGGCGCGATCGCCGTGGGCGCGCTCTCCGTCGGCTACGGCCAGGTGCCGTGGCTGTCCATCGCCATGGCATTCAGCTTCGCCACCTACGGGCTGGTCAAGAAGCACGTGAAACTGGAGGGAGTGGAGAGCTTCAGCGCCGAGACGGCCCTGCAGTTCCTGCCCGCCCTCGGCTTCCTGATCTACCTCGCCGCCCAGGGCCAGGCCAGCTTCACCACGGAGGGCCCCGGCCACGCCGCGCTCCTCGCGCTCTCCGGACTGGCCACCGCCGTGCCCCTGATCCTCTTCGGCAACGCGGCCGTTCGCCTGCCGCTGTCCACGATCGGGCTGCTGCAGTACATGGCGCCGGCGTTCATGTTCGTGCTCGGGGTGACCCTGTTCCACGAGCCGATGCCGCCGGAGCGGCTGACCGGCTTCCTGCTGGTGTGGGCCGCGCTCGCCCTGCTCACCTGGGACGCGCTGCGGGCCGCCCGCCGGGGGCGGCGGGCGCTGCGCGAGGTGCGCGGCGCGGGTGCGGGTGCGGGTGCGGGTGCGAGGGCCGCGCGGCAGGCGGCGGGGGCGGAGCCGCTTGCGGCCTGCGGCGAGGGGCGGGGCCCGGGGCGGGGCTGA
- a CDS encoding MarR family winged helix-turn-helix transcriptional regulator → MEYSHSDTDLIKQPIGYWSWAAHKAVIARTRAALAGIGITQPQWWALAQVANAEAAKTRDEVSSLLRGYLDTGREAMDSEIDTIITQGWITEDAEGRLGITAEGRTFFDEAAALQGELWAERHAGISDEEYLTTLKVLQRFIRNTGGHAWHH, encoded by the coding sequence ATGGAGTACTCACACAGCGACACCGACCTGATCAAGCAGCCCATCGGCTACTGGAGTTGGGCGGCCCACAAGGCCGTCATCGCGCGCACCCGGGCCGCTCTGGCCGGGATCGGTATCACCCAGCCGCAGTGGTGGGCCCTCGCGCAGGTGGCGAACGCCGAAGCCGCAAAGACTCGTGACGAGGTGTCCAGCCTCCTCCGGGGGTACCTCGACACCGGCCGGGAGGCCATGGACTCGGAGATCGACACGATCATCACCCAGGGCTGGATCACGGAGGATGCGGAGGGGCGGCTGGGCATCACGGCTGAGGGCCGGACGTTCTTCGACGAGGCCGCCGCCCTGCAGGGCGAACTCTGGGCGGAACGGCACGCGGGGATCTCCGACGAGGAGTACCTGACCACCCTCAAGGTGTTGCAGCGGTTCATCCGCAACACGGGCGGACACGCTTGGCACCACTAG
- a CDS encoding FG-GAP and VCBS repeat-containing protein, producing the protein MSRRHTAARGLACAVAVLAATAGFQPVQAAPARPGGPAADPGPSVPATGSAPSRDVREDFNGDGFEDLAVAALRHAENTGYVAVVYGSATGPDPATATVIDQATPGVPGEPETGDWFGAALKARDLDGDGYTDLAVSSTGETSVDPRGGGSVTLLWGSSDGVTGEGAVLIAAEEGDWGVGTHLTGGDFDGDGHADLLTYRAGDGYSVLHGPFGRDGRWAREQQVELEGALSIVAGDMNGDGADDVAAFRSFEEMAEPGELFSGGPDGLTYERRLPKGATGDVADFDGDGYGDLAYREVPGGVVENLPWDAGTVKVMYGGPDGPGARTASFTQATPGVPGADEEGDQFGGTLTAGDVDGDGFADLAAGVPYEDIGNLGSAGSFVVLKGGPEGLSGKGAQAMSQSFAGVPGAAEADDRFGGAVRLRDFDGDGFADLAVTAPDENDGSGAVWSFPGSPAGVTTDGVRSFGPAVLGGSVPEAGLGLRLSGTSYGPLWQYE; encoded by the coding sequence ATGTCCCGTCGTCACACCGCCGCGCGCGGCCTCGCGTGCGCCGTCGCGGTACTGGCCGCCACAGCCGGCTTCCAGCCGGTGCAGGCCGCGCCCGCCCGGCCCGGGGGTCCTGCGGCCGATCCGGGCCCCTCGGTTCCCGCGACGGGGTCCGCACCGTCCCGGGACGTGCGCGAGGACTTCAACGGGGACGGCTTCGAGGACCTCGCCGTGGCGGCCCTTCGTCACGCGGAGAACACCGGGTACGTCGCCGTGGTGTACGGGTCGGCCACGGGCCCGGACCCGGCCACGGCGACGGTGATCGACCAGGCCACGCCCGGTGTCCCCGGCGAACCGGAGACGGGTGACTGGTTCGGCGCGGCCCTCAAAGCGCGCGACCTGGACGGCGACGGGTACACCGACCTCGCCGTTTCGAGCACGGGGGAGACCAGCGTGGACCCGCGCGGGGGCGGCTCCGTGACCCTGCTCTGGGGGTCTTCGGACGGTGTCACCGGCGAGGGCGCGGTGCTGATCGCCGCGGAGGAGGGCGACTGGGGCGTCGGCACCCACCTGACGGGCGGCGACTTCGACGGCGACGGCCACGCCGACCTGCTGACCTACCGCGCCGGGGACGGCTACAGCGTGCTGCACGGGCCGTTCGGCCGGGACGGGCGGTGGGCGCGCGAGCAGCAGGTGGAGCTGGAGGGCGCGCTCAGCATCGTCGCGGGGGACATGAACGGCGACGGCGCCGACGACGTGGCAGCCTTCCGTTCGTTCGAGGAGATGGCCGAACCGGGCGAGCTCTTTTCGGGCGGCCCGGACGGGCTGACGTACGAGCGTCGGCTCCCCAAGGGAGCGACCGGCGACGTCGCCGACTTCGACGGTGACGGCTACGGCGACCTGGCCTACCGCGAGGTGCCGGGCGGTGTGGTGGAGAACCTGCCCTGGGACGCCGGCACCGTGAAGGTGATGTACGGCGGCCCCGACGGGCCGGGCGCGCGCACCGCGTCCTTCACCCAGGCGACCCCGGGCGTGCCCGGCGCGGACGAGGAGGGGGACCAGTTCGGCGGCACCCTGACCGCCGGCGACGTGGACGGCGACGGCTTCGCCGACCTCGCGGCGGGGGTGCCCTACGAGGACATCGGCAACCTGGGCTCCGCAGGCTCGTTCGTTGTGCTCAAGGGCGGACCGGAGGGTTTGAGCGGCAAAGGGGCACAGGCGATGAGCCAGAGCTTCGCCGGTGTGCCCGGCGCGGCGGAGGCCGACGACCGGTTCGGGGGTGCGGTGCGGCTGCGGGACTTCGACGGCGACGGCTTCGCGGACCTGGCCGTCACCGCGCCGGACGAGAACGACGGCAGCGGCGCCGTCTGGTCCTTCCCCGGCAGCCCGGCGGGTGTGACGACCGACGGGGTGCGGTCGTTCGGCCCGGCGGTGCTCGGCGGCTCGGTGCCGGAGGCGGGGCTCGGCCTGCGGCTGTCCGGTACCTCGTACGGGCCGCTGTGGCAGTACGAGTGA
- a CDS encoding phospholipase — translation MRRRSIFGMSVATSAAAVLALAAPANAATKLQLMSDWSQTSSSSSSAFHSARANQGSYAQYGFDWGTDKCSSSPDNPFGFPFENSCIRHDFGYRNYKAEGQFDANKSRIDSAFYEDLKRVCNGYSGATKASCNATAWTYYQAVSIFGISAADAPQYADKVPAAVAEAH, via the coding sequence ATGCGTCGTCGGTCCATCTTTGGCATGTCCGTGGCAACGAGTGCTGCCGCCGTGCTCGCTCTCGCCGCGCCCGCCAATGCGGCCACCAAGCTCCAGCTCATGTCGGACTGGAGCCAGACCAGCTCGTCCAGCTCGTCCGCGTTCCACAGCGCCCGGGCGAACCAGGGCTCGTACGCCCAGTACGGCTTCGACTGGGGCACCGACAAGTGCAGCAGCTCGCCGGACAACCCGTTCGGCTTCCCGTTCGAGAACTCGTGCATCCGTCATGACTTCGGCTACCGCAACTACAAGGCCGAGGGCCAGTTCGACGCCAACAAGTCGCGTATCGACAGCGCCTTCTACGAGGACCTGAAGCGCGTCTGCAACGGCTACTCCGGGGCTACGAAGGCTTCCTGCAACGCCACCGCGTGGACCTACTACCAGGCCGTGTCGATCTTCGGCATCTCCGCCGCCGACGCCCCGCAGTACGCCGACAAGGTGCCCGCCGCGGTCGCCGAGGCCCACTGA